TTTGAGGAGGACTGGAAGGGATGTGAAAAATCCCTGATGGAGTCTCCTTACTTATATGATAGTTCTGTATAGTTTGTAAAATAATGTAAATAAATTTTTACGTTCACAAAgttatgaaaatttcatttaaatatAAATTGTATATATTGCAGTAGGCCTTACTTCTTTTTATTGAAGTAAAATGTACATAATAGAGAAAGTGAAATggactcaaaaataaaatatttcatttttgtaaaCCTGAAAAGATCTCGCAGATTTCATATGTAGATGATGTGATACTTCTAAGTATGATTGTGTATCttgaattaattaaattaatttttgtaCTGAATCGATCTTTTCATTTACATCCGAATGAGACAAAGAGGGCGTACTTTTTATGGCGAAAAAActaaatataatgaaaattgcGAACTAGCATCTTCTGTGTGAAAATTCtcaagaatattgaaaattcttGAATGCTGATAATATGGAGAGTATTGAGAGGATTATCTGTTGAAAATTCCGAACATTCACCTTTAGATTATCTAATatcaacgaaaaataattccacGGAAACTGAATGTTTGATCTTGATCTTTGAATACAACATAACGAAATTTTGTGTATTATCCTCTTATTTAGTCAACTGTAAACTTCAACAGGTCAACTTTGTGATaagtaaaatataaatattatcgttattccaaatatttttactgaataaatgatttttgttaTATCTATGGATTTTCTATTATAGAAAAATTTAAGATATAATAAGAAATATTAAGTAACAAGgagtaaatgaaaaattattctcgATACCAGATACTATGAACAAATCGTCTCAATgattgataaaattgaaatcgtGTATTGATCAATGATTTCCTCGAATAATTTCATTCTTCAATACAATTGACAGGTCCAGTTTTGGAAAAAAAACACTTGATTGATTGCAGTTGGGACACCCAGTATGCGTGAAAGTCAACATGAATGTCTgtcctttttttcagttaattttTCCACAGGAATATCAGTTTAAGAAGCGGTAAATTTAGgataaacagaaaaaaattgcaTGAATCATAATTTACGCAAACAAGTTCATACGAAACTCGAGTATGGAAAAATGCGGAATGTGACCAATGAATTAATTAATCAATGGATAATATATATTGATGTGATGCTTATTTTGCTCTAAGAATTCAGATTTGATAGTCTATAGGAGCGGTTTTTCCAGAGGTTATCTGTGAGATTTTTGCACACAATCCCTGTTTTCTGGAATAAATCTCCATTTAATTCTTCCTAGAACTCGTAATGATAAACAGGGGTCAATTTAATATGACCTGCTTTATCAATTTCCAATAGATTTCGGATCGAAGTGTTCAGTGTTGTTAAAGTGTTCAAAATGAAGGTACTCATCTTTGTGGTATGCTGCATTGCAGGTAAAGTTTCacattattatatattatatcacCCTAAGTGATGGGACAGTTAAAAGAAAGAGTgcaaaaaatatattgattaaCAGTTGAAATAAATAGAATTTAAAATCGCCTTTTTGCTATAATGAAATAAGTtaatgaaacttttttatttattgataaaatACTACTTGAAAGACAGCACTTTCTGGAAAAAATAGTCTTGTTCAGTGATCATGTACCACTCAGAAGATATGACGAAAACGTTtcggaaaaatttgaaaacaaatgTCTTTATCTCGAGAACAGAGAGCTTATTCGGACATAAAATTGGTTGTTGATTCATATATGAAGTTTTCGTCCTATttcgaattatttcaaattgtaACGTTTTGGTTTGCTTGTAGCTTTAAATTATGTTGCTTGCTCAAGCAACGATCAGATTATGCACAAGTTGAAGTATGTTGAAACATACCTTCAAGAGAAACAAGCTATCGATGAAGTGGGTTCAAGGATGGAACAAATTTGTCCAGGCTCGAAGCTGAAGTTTGAGGTAGAGTATTTTATGTTGTTCTTCAATAAGAGATATGCGGAGATTTTGTCCATTCAGTgcgataaaattaaaataatcgtTTTCTTCTCGCAGAAATTGTAtcttttattccatttttatacatttcgtaattatcatttttcatctAAGTTCCTCAATTCAGAGAAATTATATTCAAGAAACTATCGAATTATTATAAAGACCGTGTGCATATTAATTGCTTTAAATGATTTGTTGATCTCAGAAAAGAGTGAACTTTGAGTGGTGGTCGTTTATTGGCCTGAAAAGGATAAAGAATATTCCTGTGACCCTACCATTGATCAATCTCATATCAATGAAGGCCTAGAGATTATAAGCACTGAAAGTGATATGAATAAATCAACATCAGCTTCTCTATTTGTTACAGAGTTGATAACGAGGATGAGTAATTATTTCTTCAGTAAAACTCGCTTTATTTGTAATATTTGacaaaatgaaataacacaCAGGCTAGCCATTGTATTCTGTAGAGAATTTCTCCTATAGTTCTGTTCTACCTTGCCTTGGCATTTGGCATGCCAGAGTACCTTTTGCCCTATAAATGCGATTTCTGGTCCCACAATCATGACGACATGCATCCATCGCAGTATGGGTTACATATCAGCATGCAATCATATCGCAATCAGTGATCTCAATATTTCATCACCACTGTAACTATACATTGCAAAAAACCCTTCAAATGTTTATTGCAGAAAGCCATCGAAGAAGTCACAACTTGCGGAAATGAAATTGACGAAACAGCTGAAACTTCCTGTTCAATCATAAAGAATAAGATGCCAAAATGCCTAGAGCCTGTGATGAAAGTGGTCAAGGATTGTATGCCAGAAGGAAGCAAGGAAATCCCAGATTTCATCTTGAAATCATTCCTCCAAGGCATTGAGTACATTTGCAAAACTGACGGAGAACATATTTTTGGTGAGTACAAGAATCTTATATATGCAACTTTCAATCATATATTATCCTTCTAAAATTCTCTAAAGAACTTGGAAACACCTGCTTGTACAAACCAAACCCCACTTTGGATGTTTGCGGACGCAAACTCAGAATGAGATTCCACAGGTATGAGAAGAATGGAGTAGGAGTTGAAGATATCTGCAGGTGAGTCctagaggttttttttttgtaatggtTATCCTTGAATCGAATATCTTTTCAGTACATTGCATTACATGAGGCCATGTTTGAAGTCCCATTTGAACCTTTCCTGTGGAAGCCCAATTTCCAGAGAGGCTATTCTTGGTTTTTACGATGCCTTTTCATCAAAATGCAAAACTATTGCAGATGCGTCATCCAACGAGCTGAAAGAAACACCAGAAATCAAAGTTTCCCAGTGAGTTATATTGATTTATCGATACTTCTAATATTAAATGTGTTATTGGGAATTTTAAACGACTTATTGAACAAGTGGGTTCAGTTTCCGCATTGTTTAATAATAATAGCATCTTTATGAAATAccgaattttaattttttccaggTTGGAGGACCTTTCCTAAATAGTCCAAGTTTTATCATGATGGGTGTTTGAAGATGCATGATTCCCATCAAAAACGTGCCTATAATTATCCATCATGGAATACAAAATATAAACTGTTAATGTTTGTCTttgataataaatttttttgaaaaatctttCTGGAAATGAACTGAGAGTCTGTCCTTGTAATAGTCTCCAAAATCCCTTTcgataaaactgaaaaaattctaaatcaaaTGAGTAATGCAAGGATGTGTCAGAAACATGATATTTTCTGGCTCGGATGAGCATGACCAGTGGTTCTACCctttctttttgaaaatttcaaatttttggtacCGATTATGATATGTTAGTCCGGTCCTGTAGTTACCAtagaaaattaaaatatatGGTTACACTAACAGTTCCAGGCACATTAAAAGATAGAAGAAGAACAATTTAATATTCGATGCATTCCATCAAATGTTTGGTTATTTTGACAAGT
Above is a window of Coccinella septempunctata chromosome 5, icCocSept1.1, whole genome shotgun sequence DNA encoding:
- the LOC123313709 gene encoding uncharacterized protein LOC123313709; amino-acid sequence: MKVLIFVVCCIAALNYVACSSNDQIMHKLKYVETYLQEKQAIDEVGSRMEQICPGSKLKFEKAIEEVTTCGNEIDETAETSCSIIKNKMPKCLEPVMKVVKDCMPEGSKEIPDFILKSFLQGIEYICKTDGEHIFELGNTCLYKPNPTLDVCGRKLRMRFHRYEKNGVGVEDICSTLHYMRPCLKSHLNLSCGSPISREAILGFYDAFSSKCKTIADASSNELKETPEIKVSQLEDLS